A genome region from Streptomyces antimycoticus includes the following:
- the metK gene encoding methionine adenosyltransferase, with protein MSRRLFTSESVTEGHPDKIADQISDTILDALLKEDPTSRVAVETLITTGLVHVAGEVTTKAYAPIATLVRNKILDIGYDSSKKGFDGASCGVSVSIGSQSPDIAQGVDSAYELRVEGDEDELDKQGAGDQGLMFGYACDETPELMPLPINLAHRLSRRLSDVRKNGTIPYLRPDGKTQVTIEYDGHKAVRLDTVVVSSQHASDIDLDSLLAPDIREFVVEHVLNELVEDGIKLDTEGYRLLVNPTGRFEIGGPMGDAGLTGRKIIIDTYGGMSRHGGGAFSGKDPSKVDRSAAYAMRWVAKNVVAAGLAQRCEVQVAYAIGKAEPVGLFVETFGTAAVDAEKIEKAISEVFDLRPAAIIRDLDLLRPIYAQTAAYGHFGREIPDFTWERTDRVDALRAAAGL; from the coding sequence GTGTCCCGCCGCCTGTTCACCTCGGAATCCGTGACCGAGGGTCACCCCGACAAGATCGCTGACCAGATCAGCGACACCATCCTCGACGCCCTCCTCAAGGAGGACCCGACCTCCCGGGTCGCCGTCGAGACGTTGATCACCACCGGCCTGGTCCACGTGGCCGGCGAGGTGACCACCAAGGCGTACGCCCCGATCGCGACGCTCGTGCGGAACAAGATCCTCGACATCGGCTACGACTCGTCGAAGAAGGGCTTCGACGGCGCCTCCTGCGGCGTCTCGGTGTCGATCGGCTCACAGTCCCCCGACATCGCCCAGGGTGTGGACTCCGCCTACGAGCTCCGGGTCGAGGGCGATGAGGACGAGCTGGACAAGCAGGGCGCGGGCGACCAGGGCCTGATGTTCGGGTACGCCTGCGACGAGACGCCCGAGCTGATGCCGCTGCCGATCAACCTGGCGCACCGGCTCTCCCGCCGGCTGTCCGACGTCCGCAAGAACGGGACCATCCCCTACCTGCGCCCCGACGGCAAGACCCAGGTCACCATCGAGTACGACGGCCACAAGGCGGTCCGCCTGGACACCGTCGTCGTCTCCTCGCAGCACGCCTCCGACATCGACCTGGACTCGCTGCTGGCGCCCGACATCCGGGAATTCGTGGTCGAGCACGTGCTGAACGAGCTGGTCGAGGACGGCATCAAGCTCGACACCGAGGGCTACCGCCTGCTGGTCAACCCGACCGGGCGCTTCGAGATCGGCGGCCCGATGGGCGACGCCGGCCTCACCGGCCGCAAGATCATCATTGACACCTACGGCGGCATGTCCCGCCACGGTGGCGGCGCCTTCTCCGGCAAGGACCCCTCCAAGGTCGACCGCTCCGCCGCCTACGCCATGCGCTGGGTCGCCAAGAACGTGGTGGCCGCCGGCCTCGCCCAGCGCTGCGAGGTGCAGGTCGCGTACGCCATCGGCAAGGCCGAGCCGGTCGGCCTCTTCGTCGAGACCTTCGGCACCGCCGCGGTCGACGCCGAGAAGATCGAGAAGGCCATCTCCGAGGTCTTCGACCTCCGCCCGGCCGCGATCATCCGCGACCTCGACCTGCTGCGCCCGATCTACGCCCAGACCGCGGCGTACGGCCACTTCGGCCGTGAGATCCCCGACTTCACCTGGGAGCGCACCGACCGCGTCGACGCCCTCCGCGCGGCGGCGGGCCTGTAG
- the fmt gene encoding methionyl-tRNA formyltransferase, which yields MRLVFAGTPEVALPALDALIASEKHEVVAVVTRPDAPAGRGRRMVASPVAERAEEAGIEVLKPAKPRDPEFLARLGEIAPDCCPVVAYGALLPKAALEIPAHGWVNLHFSLLPAWRGAAPVQHSVLAGDEMTGASTFQIEEGLDSGPVFGVVTEEVRATDTSGDLLTRLAFAGAGLLEATMDGIENGTLLPVPQPAEGISLAPKITVEDAEIDWTAPALRVDRLVRACTPAPGAWTTFREERLKVVSARPVADRTDLEPGRLAATKKAVYVGTGSHAVELTWVRPQGKKPMLAADWARGVRIAEGERLGA from the coding sequence ATGAGGCTCGTCTTCGCCGGTACCCCCGAGGTCGCCCTGCCCGCTCTGGACGCGCTGATCGCGTCGGAGAAGCACGAGGTGGTGGCCGTGGTGACGCGTCCCGACGCGCCCGCCGGGCGCGGTCGCCGGATGGTGGCCAGCCCGGTCGCCGAGCGGGCCGAGGAGGCGGGTATCGAGGTGCTCAAGCCCGCCAAGCCGCGCGATCCGGAGTTCCTCGCCCGGCTCGGCGAGATCGCACCCGACTGCTGCCCGGTGGTGGCCTACGGCGCGCTGCTGCCCAAGGCCGCGCTGGAGATCCCGGCGCACGGCTGGGTCAATCTGCACTTCTCGCTGCTCCCCGCGTGGCGGGGCGCGGCTCCCGTGCAGCACTCCGTGCTCGCGGGCGACGAGATGACCGGCGCCTCGACCTTCCAGATCGAGGAAGGGCTGGACTCCGGGCCGGTGTTCGGGGTGGTGACGGAGGAGGTGCGGGCCACCGACACCAGCGGCGATCTGCTGACCCGGCTCGCGTTCGCCGGTGCGGGGCTGCTCGAGGCGACGATGGACGGCATCGAGAACGGCACCCTGCTCCCGGTGCCGCAGCCGGCCGAGGGCATCTCGCTCGCCCCGAAGATCACCGTCGAGGACGCGGAGATCGACTGGACGGCGCCCGCGCTGCGCGTCGACCGGCTGGTGCGGGCGTGCACCCCCGCCCCCGGTGCGTGGACCACCTTCCGTGAGGAGCGGCTGAAGGTCGTCTCGGCGCGACCGGTGGCGGACCGTACGGATCTGGAGCCCGGGCGGCTGGCCGCGACGAAGAAGGCCGTGTACGTGGGCACCGGCAGCCATGCCGTGGAGCTGACCTGGGTGCGGCCGCAGGGCAAGAAGCCGATGCTCGCGGCGGATTGGGCGCGCGGGGTGCGGATCGCGGAGGGCGAGCGGCTGGGAGCCTGA
- the rpoZ gene encoding DNA-directed RNA polymerase subunit omega: MTAPEGIINPPIDELLEATDSKYSLVIYAAKRARQINAYYSQLGEGLLEYVGPLVDTHVHEKPLSIALREINAGLLTSEAIEGPAQ; the protein is encoded by the coding sequence ATGACCGCGCCCGAGGGGATCATCAACCCTCCGATTGATGAGCTGCTCGAGGCCACCGACTCCAAGTACAGCCTGGTGATCTACGCGGCCAAGCGCGCGCGGCAGATCAACGCGTACTACTCCCAGCTTGGTGAGGGCCTGCTCGAGTACGTCGGTCCCCTCGTGGACACCCACGTCCACGAGAAGCCCCTCTCGATCGCGCTCCGCGAGATCAACGCGGGCCTGCTGACTTCCGAGGCCATTGAGGGCCCGGCCCAGTAG
- the pyrF gene encoding orotidine-5'-phosphate decarboxylase has protein sequence MTTPAPTPFGTRLRAAMDARGPLCVGIDPHASLLADWGLGDDVAGLERFTRTVVDALAERVAVLKPQSAFFERFGSRGIAVLERAVADARAAGALVLMDAKRGDIGSTMAAYASAYLDPAGPLFSDAVTVSPYLGFGSLRPALDAARAAGAGVFVLALTSNPEGTEVQHAVRPDGSTVAATVLKSLKAENAAEAAEGRLGSYGAVVGATLGRAPEEACVDLTIDGPLLAPGIGAQGATPADLPAVFGPAIKNVVPSVSRGVLRHGPDAASLVAAASRMAEEVRAVAE, from the coding sequence ATGACGACCCCTGCCCCCACCCCCTTCGGTACGCGGCTGCGCGCCGCCATGGACGCCCGCGGCCCGCTGTGCGTCGGCATCGACCCGCACGCCTCCCTGCTCGCCGACTGGGGCCTGGGGGACGATGTCGCGGGGCTCGAGCGGTTCACGAGGACCGTCGTGGACGCCCTCGCCGAGCGGGTCGCCGTCCTCAAGCCGCAGTCGGCCTTCTTCGAGCGGTTCGGCTCCCGCGGCATCGCGGTGCTGGAGCGGGCCGTCGCCGACGCCCGGGCCGCCGGGGCGCTGGTGCTGATGGACGCCAAGCGCGGCGACATCGGATCGACCATGGCCGCGTACGCCTCCGCCTATCTGGATCCGGCCGGCCCGCTGTTCTCGGACGCGGTCACCGTCAGCCCCTATCTCGGCTTCGGCTCGCTGCGCCCGGCGCTGGACGCGGCGCGGGCGGCGGGGGCGGGCGTCTTCGTACTGGCGCTGACCTCCAACCCGGAGGGCACCGAGGTGCAGCACGCGGTACGGCCCGACGGTTCGACCGTCGCGGCCACCGTGCTGAAGTCGCTCAAGGCCGAGAACGCGGCCGAGGCCGCCGAGGGCCGCCTCGGCTCGTACGGTGCGGTCGTCGGCGCGACCCTGGGCCGGGCGCCGGAGGAGGCGTGCGTCGATCTGACGATCGACGGGCCGCTGCTGGCCCCCGGCATCGGTGCCCAGGGCGCGACCCCCGCCGATCTTCCGGCGGTCTTCGGCCCGGCGATCAAAAATGTCGTTCCGAGCGTCAGCAGGGGGGTGCTCCGGCACGGTCCGGATGCCGCGTCGCTGGTCGCGGCGGCCTCTCGAATGGCTGAGGAAGTGCGTGCTGTGGCCGAATAA
- a CDS encoding quinone-dependent dihydroorotate dehydrogenase, with protein MYALLFNLIFRRMDPEKAHHLAFSWIRLAARVPVLRTFAAAVLAPRHKALRTEALGLRMHGPFGLAAGFDKNAAGIDGMAMLGFDHVEIGTVTAQPQPGNPKRRLFRLVADRALINRMGFNNEGSAAVAARLAARRPAFATTVGVNIGKTKVVPEAEAVADYVTSTERLAAHADYLVVNVSSPNTPGLRNLQAVDHLRPLLTAVREAADRTVTDRRVPLLVKIAPDLADEDVDAVADLAVELGLDGIIATNTTIAREGLGLASDSRLTAETGGLSGAPLKARSLEVLRRLYARVGDRLTLVGVGGIETADDAWERVLAGATLVQGYSAFIYRGPFWCREIHRGLADRLAASPYATLAEAVGAKASA; from the coding sequence ATGTACGCGCTCCTGTTCAACCTGATCTTCCGGCGCATGGACCCGGAGAAGGCCCATCACCTGGCCTTCTCCTGGATCCGGCTGGCCGCCCGCGTCCCCGTCCTGCGGACGTTCGCCGCCGCCGTCCTCGCCCCCCGCCACAAGGCGCTGCGCACCGAGGCGCTGGGCCTGCGGATGCACGGGCCCTTCGGACTCGCCGCCGGATTCGACAAGAACGCCGCCGGAATCGACGGCATGGCCATGCTGGGCTTCGACCATGTCGAGATCGGCACGGTCACCGCCCAGCCGCAGCCCGGCAACCCCAAGCGGCGGCTCTTCCGGCTGGTCGCCGACCGGGCCCTGATCAACCGGATGGGCTTCAACAACGAGGGTTCGGCGGCGGTCGCGGCCCGCCTCGCCGCCCGGCGCCCGGCCTTCGCCACGACGGTCGGCGTCAACATCGGCAAGACCAAGGTCGTCCCGGAGGCGGAGGCCGTCGCCGACTATGTGACCTCCACCGAGCGGCTCGCCGCCCACGCCGACTACCTCGTCGTCAACGTCTCCTCGCCCAATACCCCCGGACTGCGGAATCTCCAGGCCGTGGACCACCTGCGGCCGCTGCTGACCGCGGTCCGCGAGGCCGCGGACCGTACGGTCACCGATCGCCGGGTGCCACTTCTGGTCAAAATCGCGCCGGATCTCGCCGACGAGGATGTGGACGCGGTCGCCGATCTGGCGGTCGAGCTCGGCCTGGACGGCATCATCGCCACGAACACGACCATCGCGCGCGAGGGCCTCGGCCTCGCCTCCGACTCCCGGCTCACCGCCGAGACCGGCGGCCTGTCCGGCGCCCCCCTCAAAGCGCGCTCCCTGGAGGTGCTGCGGCGCCTGTACGCCCGTGTGGGGGACCGGCTGACCCTCGTCGGGGTCGGCGGGATCGAAACCGCCGACGATGCCTGGGAGCGGGTTCTGGCCGGTGCCACGCTGGTGCAGGGCTACAGCGCCTTCATCTACCGGGGCCCGTTCTGGTGCCGTGAGATCCACCGCGGCCTCGCGGACCGCCTGGCCGCGAGCCCGTACGCCACCCTCGCCGAGGCCGTCGGCGCGAAGGCATCCGCGTAA
- a CDS encoding integration host factor — translation MALPPLTPEQRAAALEKAAAARRERAEVKNRLKHSGASLHEVIKQGQENDVIGKMKVSALLESLPGVGKVRAKQIMERLGISESRRVRGLGSNQIASLEREFGGAAG, via the coding sequence GTGGCTCTTCCGCCCCTTACCCCTGAACAGCGCGCAGCCGCGCTCGAAAAGGCCGCCGCGGCTCGCCGGGAGCGCGCCGAGGTCAAGAATCGACTCAAGCACTCCGGCGCGTCCCTGCACGAGGTCATCAAGCAGGGCCAGGAGAACGATGTCATCGGCAAGATGAAGGTGTCCGCTCTCCTCGAGTCCCTGCCCGGCGTCGGCAAGGTCCGCGCCAAGCAGATCATGGAGCGGCTCGGCATCTCCGAGAGCCGTCGTGTGCGGGGTCTGGGCTCCAACCAGATCGCGTCGCTCGAGCGTGAGTTCGGCGGCGCCGCCGGCTGA
- the gmk gene encoding guanylate kinase has protein sequence MAAHSARPRLTVLSGPSGVGKSTVVAHMRKEHPEVWLSVSATTRRPRPGERDGVHYFFVDDGEFDKLIANGELLEWAEFAGNRYGTPREAVMERLGAGEPVLLEIDLQGARQIRESMPEAQLVFLAPPSWEELVRRLTGRGTEAPEVIERRLEAARTELAAESEFDTTLVNTSVEDVAHELLALMRVA, from the coding sequence ATGGCAGCACACTCCGCACGACCGCGACTGACCGTGCTCTCCGGCCCCTCAGGGGTCGGTAAGAGCACGGTCGTCGCTCATATGCGCAAAGAACATCCTGAGGTCTGGCTCTCGGTCTCCGCCACGACCCGCCGACCGCGCCCCGGCGAGCGGGACGGCGTCCACTATTTCTTCGTGGACGACGGGGAGTTCGACAAGCTCATAGCCAATGGTGAGCTGCTGGAGTGGGCCGAATTCGCGGGCAACCGCTACGGCACCCCGCGCGAGGCGGTCATGGAGCGCCTCGGCGCGGGCGAGCCGGTGCTGCTGGAGATCGATCTGCAGGGCGCACGACAGATCCGCGAGTCCATGCCGGAGGCGCAGCTGGTCTTCCTCGCGCCGCCGAGCTGGGAGGAGCTGGTGCGCCGGCTCACCGGCCGGGGCACCGAGGCGCCCGAGGTCATCGAGCGGCGCCTGGAGGCCGCTCGGACCGAGCTGGCGGCCGAGTCCGAGTTCGATACGACCTTGGTCAATACCTCCGTCGAGGACGTGGCACATGAGCTGCTAGCCTTGATGCGAGTGGCTTGA
- the carB gene encoding carbamoyl-phosphate synthase large subunit: MPKRTDIQSVLVIGSGPIVIGQAAEFDYSGTQACRVLKSEGLRVILVNSNPATIMTDPEIADATYVEPITPEYVEKIIAKERPDALLPTLGGQTALNTAISLHQAGTLDEYGVELIGANVEAIHKGEDRDQFKTVVEAVHAKIGHGESARSVICHSMDDVLAGVEDLGGYPVVVRPSFTMGGAGSGFAHDEDELRRIAGQGLALSPTTEVLLEESILGWKEYELELMRDRNDNVVVVCSIENFDPMGVHTGDSITVAPAMTLTDREYQILRDIGIAVIREVGVDTGGCNIQFAVNPEDGRVIVIEMNPRVSRSSALASKATGFPIAKIAARLAVGYTLDEIPNDITEQTPASFEPTLDYVVVKVPRFAFEKFPAADARLTTTMKSVGEAMAIGRNFTEALQKALRSLEKKGSQFDFTGEPGDKAELLTKATVPTDGRINTVMGAIRAGATQQEVFDATRIDPWFVDQLFLINEIADEVAAADKLVPELLAEAKRHGFSDAQIAGIRSLREDVVREVRHALGIRPVYKTVDTCAAEFAARTPYFYSSYDEESEVAPRETPAVIILGSGPNRIGQGIEFDYSCVHASFALHDAGYETVMVNCNPETVSTDYDTSDRLYFEPLTLEDVLEIVHAEQQAGPVAGVIVQLGGQTPLGLAQALKDNGVPIVGTSPEAINLAEERGAFGRVLTEAGLPAPKYGTAFSFAQAKGIAAEIGYPVMVRPSYVLGGRGMEIVYDEPSLAAYLERHAGLISEHPVLIDRFLDDAIEIDVDALYDGEELYLGGVMEHIEEAGIHSGDSACALPPITLGGFDIKRLRASTEAIARGVGVRGLINIQFALAGDILYVLEANPRASRTVPFTSKATAVPLAKAAARISLGATIAELRAEGLLPSSGDGGTLPLDAPISVKEAVMPWSRFRDASGRGVDTILGPEMRSTGEVMGIDSVFGAAYAKSQAGAYGALPTKGRAFVSVANRDKRSMIFPARELVGLGFELLATSGTAEVLKRNGINATVVRKHSEGEGPNGEKTIVQLIHEGEVDLIVNTPYGTGGRLDGYDIRTASVARGVPCLTTVQALAAAVQGIEALGRGAVGVRSLQEHAEHLTAAREE, from the coding sequence GTGCCTAAGCGCACCGACATCCAGTCCGTCCTGGTCATCGGCTCCGGCCCGATCGTCATCGGCCAGGCCGCCGAGTTCGACTACTCCGGCACCCAGGCCTGCCGGGTGCTGAAGTCCGAGGGCCTGCGGGTCATCCTGGTCAACTCCAACCCGGCCACGATCATGACCGACCCGGAGATCGCCGACGCCACCTATGTCGAGCCGATCACCCCGGAGTACGTCGAGAAGATCATCGCCAAGGAGCGCCCCGACGCGCTGCTGCCCACCCTCGGCGGCCAGACCGCACTCAACACCGCCATCTCCCTGCACCAGGCGGGCACCCTCGACGAGTACGGCGTCGAGCTGATCGGTGCCAATGTCGAGGCGATCCACAAGGGCGAGGACCGCGACCAGTTCAAGACGGTCGTCGAGGCCGTCCACGCCAAGATCGGCCACGGTGAGTCCGCCCGCTCGGTCATCTGCCACTCCATGGACGACGTCCTCGCGGGCGTCGAGGACCTCGGCGGCTACCCCGTCGTGGTCCGCCCCTCCTTCACCATGGGCGGCGCGGGCTCCGGCTTCGCCCACGACGAGGACGAGCTGCGCCGTATCGCCGGCCAGGGCCTGGCCCTCTCGCCGACCACCGAGGTGCTCCTGGAGGAGTCCATCCTCGGCTGGAAGGAGTACGAGCTGGAGCTGATGCGCGACCGCAACGACAATGTCGTGGTCGTCTGCTCCATCGAGAACTTCGACCCCATGGGCGTGCACACCGGTGACTCGATCACCGTCGCCCCGGCGATGACGCTCACCGACCGCGAGTACCAGATCCTGCGGGACATCGGCATCGCCGTCATCCGCGAGGTCGGCGTCGACACCGGCGGCTGCAACATCCAGTTCGCGGTCAACCCCGAGGACGGCCGGGTCATCGTCATCGAGATGAACCCGCGCGTCTCCCGCTCCTCGGCGCTCGCCTCCAAGGCCACCGGCTTCCCCATCGCCAAGATCGCCGCCCGGCTGGCCGTCGGCTACACCCTCGACGAGATCCCCAACGACATCACCGAGCAGACCCCGGCGTCCTTCGAGCCCACGCTCGACTACGTCGTGGTCAAGGTGCCGCGCTTCGCCTTCGAGAAGTTCCCGGCCGCCGACGCCCGGCTCACCACCACCATGAAGTCGGTCGGCGAGGCCATGGCCATCGGCCGTAACTTCACCGAGGCGCTGCAGAAGGCGCTGCGCTCGCTGGAGAAGAAGGGCAGCCAGTTCGACTTCACCGGGGAGCCCGGGGACAAGGCCGAGCTGCTGACCAAGGCCACCGTCCCGACCGACGGGCGGATCAACACCGTCATGGGGGCGATCCGCGCCGGGGCCACCCAGCAGGAGGTCTTCGACGCCACCCGGATCGACCCGTGGTTCGTGGACCAGCTCTTCCTGATCAACGAGATCGCGGACGAGGTCGCCGCCGCCGACAAGCTCGTCCCCGAGCTGCTCGCCGAGGCCAAGCGGCACGGCTTCTCCGACGCCCAGATCGCGGGAATCCGCTCGCTGCGCGAGGACGTGGTCCGCGAGGTGCGGCACGCGCTGGGCATCCGGCCCGTCTACAAGACGGTCGACACCTGCGCCGCCGAGTTCGCCGCCAGGACCCCGTACTTCTACTCCTCCTACGACGAGGAGTCCGAGGTCGCCCCGCGCGAGACCCCCGCGGTGATCATCCTCGGCTCGGGACCCAACCGCATCGGCCAGGGCATCGAGTTCGACTACTCCTGCGTCCACGCCTCCTTCGCGCTGCATGACGCGGGCTATGAGACCGTCATGGTCAACTGCAACCCGGAGACCGTCTCCACCGACTACGACACCTCCGACCGGCTCTACTTCGAGCCGCTCACCCTGGAGGACGTGCTGGAGATCGTCCACGCCGAGCAGCAGGCGGGCCCGGTCGCCGGTGTGATCGTCCAGCTCGGCGGCCAGACCCCGCTGGGCCTCGCCCAGGCGCTCAAGGACAACGGTGTGCCGATCGTCGGCACCTCGCCCGAGGCGATCAACCTCGCCGAGGAGCGCGGCGCCTTCGGCCGGGTGCTCACCGAGGCCGGGCTGCCCGCGCCCAAGTACGGCACCGCCTTCTCCTTCGCGCAGGCCAAGGGCATCGCCGCCGAGATCGGCTACCCGGTCATGGTCCGCCCCTCCTACGTCCTCGGCGGCCGCGGCATGGAGATCGTCTACGACGAGCCCTCGCTCGCCGCCTACCTGGAGCGGCACGCCGGGCTGATCTCCGAGCACCCCGTGCTCATCGACCGCTTCCTCGACGACGCCATAGAGATCGACGTGGACGCGCTCTACGACGGCGAGGAGCTTTACCTCGGCGGCGTCATGGAGCACATCGAGGAGGCCGGGATCCACTCCGGCGACTCGGCCTGCGCCCTGCCCCCGATCACCCTCGGCGGCTTCGACATCAAGCGGTTGCGCGCCTCGACCGAGGCCATCGCGCGCGGGGTGGGCGTCCGCGGGCTGATCAACATCCAGTTCGCGCTGGCCGGGGACATTCTGTACGTATTGGAGGCGAACCCGCGCGCCTCGCGTACCGTCCCCTTCACCTCCAAGGCCACCGCCGTACCGCTGGCCAAGGCCGCCGCCCGGATCTCGCTGGGCGCCACCATCGCCGAGCTGCGCGCCGAGGGGCTGCTGCCCTCCAGCGGCGACGGTGGCACGCTGCCGCTGGACGCGCCGATCTCGGTCAAGGAGGCCGTGATGCCGTGGTCGCGGTTCCGGGACGCCTCCGGGCGCGGGGTGGACACCATTCTCGGCCCGGAGATGCGCTCGACCGGTGAGGTCATGGGCATCGACTCGGTCTTCGGCGCCGCCTACGCCAAGTCGCAGGCCGGGGCGTACGGCGCGCTGCCGACCAAGGGGCGCGCGTTCGTCTCCGTCGCCAACCGCGACAAGCGTTCGATGATCTTCCCGGCCCGGGAGCTCGTCGGCCTCGGCTTCGAGCTGCTGGCCACCTCGGGCACGGCGGAGGTGCTCAAGCGCAACGGGATCAACGCGACCGTGGTGCGCAAGCACAGCGAGGGCGAGGGCCCGAACGGCGAGAAGACCATCGTCCAGCTCATCCACGAGGGCGAGGTCGACCTGATCGTCAACACCCCGTACGGGACCGGGGGGCGGCTGGACGGCTATGACATCCGTACGGCGTCCGTCGCCCGCGGGGTGCCCTGCCTGACCACCGTCCAGGCGCTCGCGGCCGCCGTCCAGGGCATCGAGGCGCTGGGCCGGGGCGCGGTCGGAGTCCGATCGCTCCAGGAACACGCGGAACATCTGACCGCCGCCCGCGAGGAGTGA
- the coaBC gene encoding bifunctional phosphopantothenoylcysteine decarboxylase/phosphopantothenate--cysteine ligase CoaBC: MDKPKVVLGVSGGIAAYKACELLRRLTESGHDVRVVPTASALHFVGEATWSALSGHPAATEVWDSVHEVPHVRIGQSADLLVIAPATTDLLAKAAHGLADDLLTNTLLTARCPVVFAPAMHTEMWEHPATQENVATLRRRGAIVIEPAVGRLTGVDTGKGRLPDPGEIFEVCRRVLARGAEAQTNDLAGRHVVVSAGGTREPLDPVRFLGNRSTGRQGYALARAAVSRGARVTLVSANSELPDPAGADVVRAGTAAQLREAVLKAAADADAVVMAAAVADFRPAHYAEGKIKKRDGQEPEPIALVRNPDILAEISAERARPGQIVVGFAAETDDVLANGRAKLARKGCDLLVVNEVGEHKTFGAETNEAVVLGADGTETPVPYGPKGALADTVWDLVARRLG; this comes from the coding sequence ATGGACAAGCCCAAAGTGGTCCTTGGCGTCAGTGGCGGGATCGCCGCCTACAAGGCGTGCGAGCTGCTGCGCCGCCTCACCGAGTCCGGCCATGACGTACGCGTCGTGCCGACCGCCTCGGCGCTGCACTTCGTCGGCGAGGCGACCTGGTCGGCGCTGTCCGGACATCCGGCGGCGACCGAGGTGTGGGACTCCGTCCACGAGGTGCCGCACGTCCGCATCGGCCAGTCCGCCGATCTGCTCGTGATCGCCCCCGCCACCACCGATCTGCTCGCCAAGGCCGCCCATGGCCTGGCGGACGATCTGCTCACCAATACGCTGCTCACCGCGCGCTGCCCGGTCGTCTTCGCACCCGCGATGCACACCGAGATGTGGGAGCACCCCGCCACCCAGGAGAACGTGGCGACGCTGCGCCGCCGCGGCGCGATCGTCATCGAACCCGCCGTGGGGCGGCTCACCGGTGTGGACACCGGCAAGGGGCGGCTGCCGGACCCCGGGGAGATCTTCGAGGTCTGCCGCCGGGTGCTGGCCCGTGGCGCCGAGGCGCAGACCAACGATCTGGCTGGCCGTCATGTCGTGGTCAGCGCCGGGGGCACCCGCGAGCCACTGGACCCGGTGCGCTTCCTCGGCAACCGCTCCACCGGCCGGCAGGGGTACGCCCTGGCCCGTGCCGCCGTGTCCCGGGGCGCGCGCGTGACTCTTGTCTCGGCCAACAGCGAGCTGCCCGACCCGGCCGGCGCCGATGTGGTGCGCGCGGGCACCGCCGCACAGCTACGGGAGGCCGTGCTCAAGGCCGCCGCGGACGCCGACGCCGTGGTCATGGCCGCGGCCGTCGCCGACTTCCGCCCCGCGCACTACGCCGAGGGGAAGATCAAGAAGCGCGACGGCCAGGAGCCCGAGCCGATCGCCCTGGTACGGAATCCGGACATCCTCGCCGAGATTTCCGCGGAGCGCGCCCGCCCCGGCCAGATCGTGGTCGGCTTCGCCGCCGAAACCGACGATGTGCTCGCCAACGGCCGAGCCAAGCTGGCCCGCAAGGGCTGCGATCTGCTGGTGGTGAACGAGGTCGGGGAGCACAAGACCTTCGGCGCCGAGACCAACGAGGCCGTGGTGCTCGGCGCCGACGGCACCGAGACGCCCGTGCCGTACGGACCCAAGGGCGCGCTCGCCGACACCGTCTGGGACCTGGTGGCCCGCCGCCTGGGATGA